GTGCATTGAACATTTCCAATAATGTGTTACAGAGTGTTTTACCTTACACAATGCGTCTGCAACACCCGATCTCATTATGGTTGTTCTTTGTCAAGTGTCTCTTGGTgattatattattacatttctCCCAGTGAAATATCCGAAATTGTCAACTTGATAAACAACCAGTGCTGACTTACATGTTCTTCCATGAGTGAGTATGACAgaaaaatataatcaatatcctctatatatttcaccaGTAACAAAgtgtttttatcaaattgaCAAGTCCTTATGTTTCACAGGTAATATGTTATTAATAGAAAGATATAGAATCGTTTTCcgttcaataaaacatatatttcactcgtgtgacAGATCGTTTTCcgttcaataaaacatatatttctctCGTGTGACAGAAGAAACCGATATCCTGTTATGCTCCTGATATGGGAAACCATATAATATCCTCCTGTGTATGTATTTCGATACTATTTCTCGTGTTTAGTGGTTTTTAAGTTTGAATTGAAATTTCGTTTACATGCCGTCGCAAACATCTTATATTTACATAGTGTTAATATCTGATTGTTTGATGGAAAAGTTAATATACGTCACTTCTAAAAGGTATATTAAGATGGTGTCGTGACGGAAAAAAGTTTGAATGGACACAACAATATAATCTCACTAGTCCTTCTGACAAGGTGAGTTACTAAAACCTTataaatgtaatacatgtatagttgtatatataatagaaaattatatcttAAGATAAATTACCTCAAATAGACATTTAGACAAACACGAGAGCTGACAACTGGGTGACAATACGTATAAATCATTGATAACAATTGTAGAACATGTTTTTTTGGCCATGCATAACAGCACAAGGATAAATACACTGCTGGGTCAAAAGTCTTTCTGCACAATCTAATTCTGCtgtattattttgtcatttaacCCGTTTTTCAAAGAATATTCCTGATTTTGTTGATAGGCCGATTTTAACAAAAGTTTGTACGCTGAAAGATACtggttttattttcatgatAATTCCATTCATTTTTGTTGCTGTTTACATGAAAATTTATTAACCacattttgatgatattttggtaagtgtatgaatgATGACGGTGCCACGGGTAACTGAATTGTGTTgctaattttaattttttctataACATATGCGTTATTGTGCGTAGGTATTCTACATGAGGAATTTCTATATTTGTCTTGATCAACACGccaaacatcaataaaatacaaccaTGAATAACGTCAGGGCGAGTGatcggaaaaaaaaaaaaaaaaaaaacaacattcaaATTAATATTGAGGAAAGACTTTTGACCCAAAAGTGTATTATGACATATTGAATgtgaaacatttttatattctGAAAAGTAATATTGCATTTCAATAGTATTTATTCATACATTTTACCCTGCTTTTCATGATAAATGTTTGATCttgtatataaacaatgataGTTTGATAGTCAATTGATGTAGAACATATAGTTACTAtgtgaaacaaaaatataacaattttatcATATATCACATATTAGTAGAGTAACAGtaaattaatagaaataaataaatatataaatcaacaaattctaaataaagataaaaaatacaaacttGAGCCTTTTCACTCTTCattactttggtttggtttggtttattttgtttaacgtcctattaacagctaaggtcatttaaggacggcctcccgtgcgtgcgacatgcatgcgtgtggtgagtgcgtatgtgtgttttgggaggctgcagtatgttcgtgttaagtctccttgtgatagaccggaacttttgccgatttatagtgctacctcactgaagcatactgccgaagacacccagcagcacaccccacccggtcacattatactgacaacgggcgaaccagtcgtcccactcctaatatgctgagcgctaagcaaggagcagcaactaccatttttaaagactctggtatgtctcggctaggggacagggcccaaagccttcctcacaggggcgaacgctcaactaaaggccaaaagtgaggcattgtcaagggagacattaggaagaagaacgttgttcagaaagaagagaaaagataagatacaTCTGACATATTgaacattatttaaatgaagCCCCGCACATTGTTTTTGCCATGGTAACAACGTCCAATAATTCTGTTGCTCCTACAGCGCCACATTGTCTAATTCTTTCGAAGGTACACTCCTTCAGTGTTCACCTAACACCAGTATGCCCCGATAGGGTTTAACCTTCAGTAACGGCAGATGGTGACATCATAaatacatagttatacatatatatataatacatttcttAAGTTTGCTACAATGATTCTTCACTATGATATTCagaattttgtataattatgtcTCGGCTATCCAGCTTTGTTAGAATAGTAAGTTTTGAGAAACATCAAAATTTATGAACTAATCTGgcccagtttcatcaatgttccttaacttaaaaacAAATCCATTAATCCTGTATTACTTTCCTATGAGACATTAAAtcaaggaatattgatgaaactggcccctaatattttacaaaacttGTTGCAATATTTGACTGTCAACTAATTTGTAAGTCAACTTGAGATTTGAGAAGCAATAAAACCATATTAAtttctcaaaataaaatattaaaaaaaaaaaaggtaatacAAACTGTAAATAGGTTGTGTTGTGACGCCAACACTCCAATGCAACTTATCTTCTAGGTTTGGTTGGAATGACAACGATACGTTTTCAGAAACTGCGCTAAACACAGAAATGTCAAGATCCCCAGTATCCCCAATGTCCAGAGTCACTGGACCATAAATTCTTAATGATATTCTGTTAACAAAGAGTTTGCTGAGATGTCCACTAAGTTATCTAACTATATACAAAGCTTTGTTAAAACTGGACTTGCTTTTTGAGTAAAGAATCTAAAGTGCCATGTTGATGCCGCCGCTGTAAAGTACCAATTATTGTATCCTCGTCACTACAGTGTAAAACATCGGTGGGTATccttttttcattattgttgcTACAATGTTTCATTATTATCATATGGCAAGCAATGTCAAACTAGAACTAATCTAATAGCTAGCTAATATCCCGCTACTGATAATTTCAATATACACTTGTATCAGACAGTGGTGCAGAAAAGTAGGTTCATAGATACCTATAACATGTCTATAATATTGTCCTAGTTAACTGATAGTGTAGCCTTAATGAAAATAATCTGTATAAAATAACAATGGCAACTAAAATGTTCGTAAAAACCtgcatgtacatctacataatTACGGTTTCTATTATTCATGCttagttttgttgaaattgcTTCACGAATAGCAGTACGGAAAAATCTGTCTAGTCATAGGTCTTCTTTTGGTAACCATGGCATCCAAATGACAGTCAATGTTTTGAAAAACAGTAATTTTGTAATTGTCACCCCTTAAAACCttacaaatatatcaattttcGGCTGGATCAGACAATATCTTGAATTGACTAATCAAGAGCCTCCATTCTGTTTACATAGCAACGACTCTGAAATGTATGAAATTATAGGCATTGATAAGTTACACCAATTGACCAAGTTTAAACAAGCACACTGGGTATTGTTTAAGCAAGTCATGACCACTACCggcccccgctaaaaatagtaacagtgaccttgacccaaaaacctgGAAACTAGAACATGATATGCTCATACTGAAATTAAATACCAACTTTCatcaacataccttgaagcatggcttAACAAAACCTGTGTAAAGTAACCCTGCATGCATATTTACACATGGTCCCTATCATTCCTGTGCAGTTTCTTTGACAGTGATTCAAGATTAGGTGTTTTCCGGACAATTTCAACCCTCCAAAATCGTTGCTGTCAATAACAGAAATAGATAATGATTAAAAGGTCACCCTATGACCAATTTCTATGGTAGGGCTCTAATCCTCCCTTATAGTTCTGGAATATTTTCTTTCCTGTAGTTCTGTTGCATTCTTCTCTTGTGTTGGTGGAAGATTTCTCTGTTTCAGTGGTGGAAGATATCTCCGTTTAAGTGGTGGTGGATTCCTCTGTTTAAGTGGTGGTGGAAGATTGTTCTCTTTTAATGGTGGAAGATTACTACCTTGTAGTGgttgaacattatttttttgtagTGTTGAAACATTCCTCCTTTGCGTAACTGGAACTTTCCTCTTTGGTAGTGCCGGAAAATTTGTCTTCTGTAGTGCTGGGACATCCTTCCCAGGTAATTCCAGTGGAACATTACTCACGTGTAGCTTCCTTGTAACGTTCATCGCTCCTAGTACTGGAAAAGTACCTTCCTTTATTTCTGAAACGTTCCTTCTTTGAAATTCTGCAGCATTCCTTCTTTTCAGTGTTTGAAAGCTCTTCCTTTGAAGTGCTGGAACATATCTCTCGTGTAGTCCTAGTGGAATATTCCTCCCTTGTAGTGCTTGAACATTCTTATCTAGAATGTCAGGAACATTATCCTCATGTATTAGTGAAACGTTCCCCTCTTGTAGTCCTAAAACATTCTCCTCTTGTACCATTGGATCATTCATCTCCTGTAGTCCTAAAACATCATTCTCTTGTAGTACCAAATCATTCCTCTCCTGTAGTCCTAAAACATCATTCTCTTGTAGCACCAAGTCATTCCTCTCTTGTATCACTGAAGCTCCCCCCTCTTGTTGTACTAGACCATTCTTCTCCAGTAGTGCTGAGTCATTCCTCCCTTGCTGTACTACAACATCATTCTCCAGTAGTGCTGAGTCATTCCTCCCTTGCTGTACTACAACATCATTCTCCAGTAGTGCTGAGTCATCCCTCCCTTGCTGTACCACAACATCATTCTCTTGTAGCACTGAATCATTCCCCTCTTGTAATAATGCAATGTTCCCCTTTTGTAGTCCGGGGACTTTATCATCTTGTAGTATTGAATCATTTTGCTCTTGTGGTACTGAAACATTTTCCTCTTGTAGTCTTGGAACATTGTTCTTCTGTAGTCTTCGAACATTCTCATCTTGTAGTGCTTGAACATTCTTCCTTTGCTGTGTTTGAGCAATCCTTCTTTTCAATGCTTGAACATTTCTTCTTCGCACCGTTAGAACATTTCTCCCTTGTAGTGCTGGAATATAGACAGCAAAAAACTTCAGTGTGTCCTCAATGCTTGACTGTGACCGGATCATCCTCTTTATATCATCTTGATCTAGACGCCGCTGgttaaacatctatatataacataagaaATGGGAATTTGTTATCTATTTGCATATTTATAGGGTATTCATGTACAGATAAGCCTACAGAAAGGTAATGACAAACTTAACCTGGGATCAGTAATGACAACCTTAACCTGGGATCAGTAATGACAACCTTAACCTGGGATCAGTAATGACAACCTTAACCTGGGATCAGTAATGACAACCCTAACCTGGGATCAGTAATGACAACCTTAATCTGGGATCAGTAATGACAACCCTAACCTGGGATCAGTAATGACAACCTTAACCTGGGATCAGTAATGACAACGTTAACCTGGGATCAGTAATGACAACGTTAACCTGGGATCAGTAATGACAACCCTAACCTGGGATCAGTAATGACAACCTTAACCTGGGATCAGTAATGACAACCCTAACCTGGGATCAGTAATGACAACCTTAACCTGGGATCAGTAATGACAACCTTAACCTGGGATCAGTAATGACAACCCTAACCTGGGATCAGTAATGATAACCCTAACCTGGGATCAGTAATGACAACCTTAATCTGGGATCAGTAATGACAACGTTAACCTGGGATCAACCCTAACCTGGGATCAGTAATGACAACCTTAACCTGGGATCAGTAATGACAACCCTAACCTGGGATCAGTAATGACAACCTTAACCTGGGATCAGTAATGACAACCCTAACCTGGGATCAGTAATGACAACCCTAACCTGGGATCAGTAATGACAACCCTAACCTGGGATCAGTAATGACAACCTTAACCTGGGATCAGTAATGACAACGTTAACCTGGGATCAGTAATGACAACGTTAACCTGGGATCTGTAATAACAACCTTAACCTGGGATCAGTAAATGACACTTAGTGACACCCTAACCTGGGATCATAATGACACCTAACCTGGGATCAGTAATGACACCCTAACCTGGGATCAGTAATGACAACCCTAACCTGGATCAGTAATGACAACCCTAACCTGGGATCAGTAATGACAACCCTAACCTGGGATCAGTAATGACAACCCTTAACCTGGGATCAGTAATGACAACCCTAACCTGTTTCTGTAATAACAACCCTAACCTGGGATCAAATGACAACCCTAACCTGGGATCAGTAATGACAACCCTAACCTGGGATCAGTAATGACAACCTTAACCTGGGATCAGTAATGACAACCCTAACCTGGGATCAGTAATGACAACCTTAACCTTGGATCAGTAATGACAACCTTAACCTGGGATCAGTAATGACAACCCTAACCTGGGATCAGTAATGACAACCTTAACCTTGGATCAGTAATGACAACCTTAACCTGGGATCAGTAATGACAACCTTAACCCGGGATCAGTAATGACAACCCTAACCTGGGATCAGTAATGACAACCTTAACCTGGGATCAGTAATAACAACCTTAACCTGAGATCAGTAATGACAACCTTAACCTGGGATCAGTAATGACAACCTTAACCTGGGATCAGTAATGACAACCCTAACCTGTTTCTGTAATAACAACCTTAACCTGGGATCAGTAATGACAAAGACAAATATGTTAAGTCTCGTAACAAATTTGCAGAAATAGTATTAATAGATCATAATCAATTTcaagtaatatttcaaatttagaaATGCCGACCTTAATGGACAAATAATATTGATAGTGGTTCTCTAACCAATGGTCATGGCTGGGGTTACTATGGCTACCTACATGGCTTGGCTGAGTTTACCATGACTACTTACAGACCATTGCTTGGGTTATTATAACTATCTAAAGGCCATAGCCTTGGTTactataactacatacagaccatGGCTTGGGTTACTATGACTACATACAGACCATGGCTTGGGTTAATATGACTACATACAGACCATGGCTTGGGTTATTATAACTATCTAAAGGCCATGGCATGGGTTACTATGACTGCCTACAGACCATAGCCTTGGTTACTATAACTACCTACAGGCCATGTCTATGGTTACCATGACTACATACAGATGATGACTTGGGTTACCATGACTACATGCAAACCATGGCTTGGGCTACCATGACTACCTATACTGACCATGGCTGAGAATACCATGAAAACCTACAAAACCATGGCTCTGGTTACCAGGACTACCTACAGACTACCTACAAACTATGACTTGGGTTACAATGACTACCTACAATCCATTGCCAGGGTTACCATAACTACCTACAAGCCATGGGTTGGATTACTATGACTACCACTTGCCATGGCTTGGATTACTATGACTACCCAATGGCCATAGCTTAGATTACTATGACTACCAACAGGCCATGATTAGGTTACTATGACTACCTACAGACTATGGCTTGGATTACTATGACTACCTACAGACCATGGCTTGGGATTACTATGACTACCTACAGACTATGGCTTGGGTTACTATGACTACATACAGTCCATGGGTGTGGTTACTATGACTACATACAGTCCATGGCTGTGGTTACTATGACTACCTACAAACCATGGCTTGGGTTACTATGACTACCTACAGACCATGGCTTG
Above is a window of Pecten maximus chromosome 7, xPecMax1.1, whole genome shotgun sequence DNA encoding:
- the LOC117331469 gene encoding uncharacterized protein LOC117331469, translating into MVMSQSCVAVTEFGVSPVGRTHTGQPHVASTLSTRESLSNIPCHVDEEQVDRPEANQKTHTIDQYNSFLRHSSTDYYMMCTEHRSRWTVQLKNIKSQLWKKLGRKKERIVSWKKMRKMDLYGHTGLEKANLEQLESSVNFLSDVHFIMESVCLLLSNITQKMQPLKVRLLLQQLYCGINTMTKMFNQRRLDQDDIKRMIRSQSSIEDTLKFFAVYIPALQGRNVLTVRRRNVQALKRRIAQTQQRKNVQALQDENVRRLQKNNVPRLQEENVSVPQEQNDSILQDDKVPGLQKGNIALLQEGNDSVLQENDVVVQQGRDDSALLENDVVVQQGRNDSALLENDVVVQQGRNDSALLEKNGLVQQEGGASVIQERNDLVLQENDVLGLQERNDLVLQENDVLGLQEMNDPMVQEENVLGLQEGNVSLIHEDNVPDILDKNVQALQGRNIPLGLHERYVPALQRKSFQTLKRRNAAEFQRRNVSEIKEGTFPVLGAMNVTRKLHVSNVPLELPGKDVPALQKTNFPALPKRKVPVTQRRNVSTLQKNNVQPLQGSNLPPLKENNLPPPLKQRNPPPLKRRYLPPLKQRNLPPTQEKNATELQERKYSRTIRED